In Clostridium sp., one DNA window encodes the following:
- a CDS encoding helix-turn-helix domain-containing protein, translating into MPEVGQLIKSRREAAGLSQKRLGNACGLSDSEIMKIEKGIRKKPNWENLCKIAQALEFHPFELLLAAGYISENDIYSSTQFRGLEKLSDKDMEYLQLLIDFMISRKSTDGISEGGL; encoded by the coding sequence ATGCCTGAGGTAGGTCAATTAATTAAAAGTCGTCGAGAAGCTGCAGGGTTGTCTCAGAAAAGATTAGGAAATGCCTGTGGATTAAGCGACAGCGAAATAATGAAAATTGAGAAGGGTATTCGTAAGAAACCGAACTGGGAGAATCTGTGTAAGATTGCTCAAGCACTCGAATTCCATCCATTTGAACTGCTTTTAGCAGCAGGATATATTTCCGAAAATGATATTTATTCGAGTACACAATTTCGTGGTCTGGAGAAATTGAGCGATAAAGACATGGAATATTTGCAGCTGCTTATAGATTTTATGATATCAAGAAAAAGCACCGATGGAATTTCAGAAGGAGGGCTGTAA
- a CDS encoding heavy metal translocating P-type ATPase: protein MEKGIKKELVLKGLNCANCFQKIQNEASKVEGVHKASVNFADKTLTIETNDINKINNIITKIRSIVKKIEPDVIVKEKSYLNSPKKALALLGLSCMNCSVKIQEQVGKLNGVKNAHVDFPTGKLIIEIDNKHDLEKITEEAAEIVKKIEPGVNVVDVDKKENSKAYFHDDNAGQNRKKMIGMILEILFFSVPILFKFTSNIEFILYLISYVLVGWKVILKAVRNIARGKVFDENFLMSIATIGAFFIGQYPEGVAVMLFYQIGEFFQDAALNRSKKSIAALMDIRPDYANLKQGEELKKVSPDQVKIGDKIVIKSGEKVPLDGSIIEGESMVDTSALTGESVPRSVQKGDLVLGGFINKNGLLTVEVTKEFGESTVSKILNLVQNSSSRKAPTENFMTKFAKYYTPIVVIIAALLAIVPPLIIRGAMFSDWIYRSLVFLVISCPCALVISIPLGFFGGIGGASKNGVLVKGGNYLEALNNLEIIIFDKTGTLTKGVFEVTKIKTTEKYNKDELLEFAAYAESFSNHPIAVSILKAYGKEVNKEKIGSYDEISGHGIKVKVKGKEVLAGNVKLMNKENIKIDELDIVGTVVYIAIDKEYAGYIIISDEVKDDSKDAIKNLKTIGIKKTVMLTGDAKAVGEKVAGSLSLDEVYAELLPDQKVEELEKLDKQKSAKGKLAFVGDGINDAPVLVRADIGIAMGGLGSDAAIEAADVVIMTDEPSKIVTAVKIAKRTRKIVWQNIILAMVVKIIVLILGAGGIATLWEAVFADVGVTILAIINAMRVMKVKNI, encoded by the coding sequence TTGGAAAAAGGGATAAAAAAGGAGCTAGTACTTAAAGGGTTAAATTGTGCAAATTGTTTTCAAAAAATACAAAACGAAGCAAGTAAGGTAGAAGGCGTGCATAAAGCATCAGTAAATTTTGCCGACAAAACTTTAACTATAGAAACTAATGATATAAATAAAATAAACAATATTATTACGAAAATAAGAAGTATTGTAAAAAAGATAGAGCCAGATGTGATAGTAAAGGAAAAATCATATTTAAATTCCCCTAAAAAAGCGTTAGCACTTTTGGGGTTATCCTGCATGAATTGCAGTGTTAAAATTCAAGAGCAGGTAGGTAAGTTAAATGGTGTAAAAAATGCTCATGTTGATTTTCCTACTGGAAAATTAATTATAGAAATTGATAATAAACATGATCTAGAAAAAATAACTGAAGAAGCAGCAGAAATAGTTAAAAAAATTGAACCCGGAGTTAATGTTGTAGATGTAGATAAGAAGGAAAATAGTAAAGCATATTTTCACGATGATAATGCAGGGCAGAATAGAAAAAAAATGATTGGAATGATATTAGAAATATTATTTTTTTCAGTTCCTATTTTATTTAAATTTACTAGCAATATTGAGTTTATATTGTATTTAATAAGTTATGTACTAGTTGGATGGAAAGTTATTTTAAAAGCTGTTAGAAATATAGCTAGAGGGAAAGTTTTTGATGAGAATTTTTTAATGTCTATAGCTACAATAGGTGCTTTTTTTATTGGACAGTATCCAGAAGGGGTTGCAGTAATGCTATTTTATCAAATAGGTGAATTCTTTCAAGATGCTGCTCTCAATCGTTCAAAAAAATCTATCGCAGCATTAATGGATATTAGACCTGATTATGCAAACTTAAAACAAGGAGAAGAGCTTAAAAAGGTTTCTCCGGATCAAGTTAAAATAGGAGATAAGATAGTTATAAAGTCTGGAGAAAAAGTTCCACTTGATGGAAGTATAATTGAAGGAGAATCTATGGTAGATACTTCAGCTTTAACAGGAGAATCAGTGCCAAGATCAGTACAAAAAGGAGATTTGGTCTTGGGAGGTTTTATTAATAAGAACGGACTATTAACTGTTGAAGTTACTAAAGAATTTGGAGAATCTACAGTATCGAAAATACTAAATTTAGTTCAAAATTCAAGCAGTAGAAAAGCTCCTACGGAAAATTTTATGACTAAGTTTGCAAAGTACTATACCCCTATAGTTGTGATAATAGCAGCTTTATTAGCTATTGTACCTCCGTTGATTATAAGAGGGGCAATGTTTTCAGATTGGATTTATAGATCATTGGTGTTTTTAGTTATATCTTGTCCATGTGCTTTAGTTATATCAATACCCCTTGGCTTTTTTGGCGGAATAGGAGGAGCTTCAAAAAATGGAGTATTGGTTAAGGGCGGGAATTATTTAGAGGCCCTAAATAATTTAGAAATCATTATTTTTGATAAGACAGGAACACTTACAAAAGGCGTCTTTGAGGTAACAAAAATAAAAACTACTGAAAAATACAATAAAGATGAGTTGCTTGAATTTGCGGCTTATGCAGAAAGTTTCTCAAATCATCCTATAGCAGTTTCAATACTTAAGGCCTATGGAAAAGAAGTAAATAAAGAAAAAATTGGAAGCTATGATGAAATATCAGGTCATGGTATTAAAGTTAAAGTAAAAGGTAAAGAAGTTTTAGCTGGAAATGTTAAATTAATGAATAAAGAAAATATAAAGATTGATGAATTAGATATTGTTGGAACTGTGGTTTATATAGCAATAGATAAGGAATATGCAGGTTATATAATAATATCCGATGAAGTTAAAGATGATTCAAAAGATGCTATAAAGAACCTTAAGACCATAGGAATAAAAAAGACTGTTATGCTTACTGGAGATGCTAAAGCTGTTGGTGAGAAAGTAGCAGGTTCCTTAAGTTTGGATGAAGTTTATGCAGAGCTTCTTCCTGATCAAAAAGTTGAAGAACTAGAAAAGCTAGATAAACAGAAATCGGCCAAAGGAAAACTTGCCTTTGTAGGAGATGGAATAAATGATGCACCAGTTTTAGTAAGAGCAGATATAGGAATAGCTATGGGAGGACTTGGTTCGGATGCTGCAATAGAAGCCGCTGATGTAGTGATAATGACAGATGAACCTTCAAAGATAGTTACTGCTGTAAAAATTGCTAAAAGAACAAGAAAAATAGTATGGCAGAATATAATACTGGCTATGGTAGTTAAAATAATAGTTCTTATTTTAGGAGCTGGAGGAATAGCGACTTTGTGGGAGGCAGTTTTTGCTGATGTAGGTGTTACTATACTTGCTATAATAAATGCAATGAGAGTAATGAAAGTTAAAAATATATAA
- a CDS encoding RNA polymerase sigma factor, with translation MKPSSFSKVPFEKLNHQIQEDFQTSIQFQFDYIARKVMIRTRSNCYRSIGRRSKRECLFSEMSELELNKLQTFDTYHLDSRIYKILSLNVEVIDYQIAEALDILPKRKRDIILMSYYLEMSDAEIADELGVNRSTVYRNRTSALKIIKTLLEEELCKKQKS, from the coding sequence ATGAAGCCATCTTCTTTCAGCAAAGTACCATTCGAAAAACTTAACCATCAGATTCAGGAAGATTTTCAGACAAGCATTCAATTCCAATTTGACTATATAGCAAGAAAAGTTATGATACGTACCAGAAGTAATTGCTATCGTTCTATTGGTAGACGAAGTAAGCGTGAATGTCTGTTTTCAGAAATGTCGGAATTGGAATTGAACAAGCTACAAACCTTTGATACCTATCATCTTGATAGTCGAATTTATAAGATCTTGTCGCTGAATGTGGAAGTTATTGATTATCAGATTGCAGAGGCACTGGATATTTTACCAAAACGTAAGCGTGACATCATTCTGATGTCTTACTATCTGGAAATGTCGGATGCAGAAATTGCGGATGAATTAGGTGTAAACCGCAGTACAGTATATCGCAACCGTACTAGTGCATTAAAAATCATAAAAACACTATTGGAGGAAGAGTTATGCAAAAAACAAAAAAGTTGA
- a CDS encoding AAA family ATPase yields the protein MLDFLREERIDEKLIAEIEHYRNFYNVNPDIKYRIPEPKYNYYGKEIWEGAITAILCGENILLVGPKASGKNVFAENLAAAFGRPSWDISFHVNTDFSSLVGTDTFENGQVVFRKGPIYECATLGGFGVLDEINMARNESIALLHATLDFRRIIDIPGYDRIPMEDATRFIATMNYGYAGTRELNEALVSRFMVIEMPTISSRNLMKLLRREFPNMKDKYLEQFIGLFKDLQNKSESSEISTKSVDLRGLISSIHLIGKGLKTSEALKMGITNKSFDRFEREIIEDVIHLRIPEGVERSEIFTD from the coding sequence ATGTTAGATTTTTTAAGAGAAGAAAGAATTGATGAAAAATTAATTGCTGAAATAGAGCATTACCGAAATTTTTACAATGTAAATCCTGATATTAAATACAGAATACCAGAACCTAAATATAATTATTATGGAAAAGAAATTTGGGAGGGAGCAATTACGGCTATTCTTTGTGGCGAAAATATTCTTTTAGTTGGTCCTAAGGCAAGTGGAAAAAATGTTTTCGCAGAAAACTTGGCAGCTGCTTTTGGGAGGCCCAGCTGGGATATTTCATTTCACGTCAACACGGATTTTTCATCTCTTGTTGGGACTGATACATTTGAAAATGGACAAGTTGTTTTTAGAAAAGGTCCAATTTATGAATGTGCCACGTTGGGAGGTTTTGGAGTTCTTGATGAAATAAATATGGCGAGGAATGAATCCATTGCGCTTCTTCATGCTACCTTGGATTTTCGAAGAATTATTGACATACCAGGTTATGACAGAATCCCTATGGAAGATGCTACCAGGTTTATTGCTACAATGAATTATGGATATGCAGGCACTAGAGAACTTAATGAAGCTCTGGTTTCGCGTTTTATGGTTATTGAAATGCCAACAATTTCTTCCAGAAATCTTATGAAACTGCTCAGGCGAGAATTCCCTAATATGAAAGATAAATATCTTGAACAATTTATAGGCCTGTTTAAGGATCTTCAAAATAAAAGCGAAAGCTCGGAGATCTCTACAAAATCCGTAGATCTAAGGGGACTTATTTCTTCTATTCATCTCATAGGCAAGGGTCTGAAGACATCTGAGGCTTTGAAGATGGGCATTACAAATAAATCTTTTGATAGATTTGAAAGAGAAATTATAGAAGACGTTATTCACCTGAGAATACCGGAAGGGGTGGAAAGGAGTGAAATTTTTACAGATTGA
- a CDS encoding serine/threonine protein kinase, with protein MVIMSFFRRKIYPTDYLFGGYSVVKLIGEGRFGMCYLVNLDNKKYVLKEIKPKVIKKSGTKIIFEEKILSSINHPLIPKIVDTIKNDKMYAYILEYKKGKTIEEMLFGDNYVFTPSEIYKVGIKIIDIIKYLHERNIVHRDIRVPNVIINEEEVYLIDFGLARLINGKKYIPSVDFLYFGHLLLYLYYSSFEKTSKKSEPWYDELDLSLNEVNFLKKLLGLNEKYKSIYDVEKDFLKLGLERLQDKY; from the coding sequence ATGGTCATAATGTCGTTTTTTAGAAGGAAAATATATCCAACAGATTATTTGTTTGGTGGATATAGCGTTGTAAAGTTAATAGGTGAAGGCCGATTTGGTATGTGTTATTTGGTTAACTTAGATAATAAGAAATATGTTCTAAAAGAGATTAAACCTAAAGTTATAAAAAAAAGTGGTACTAAAATTATATTTGAAGAAAAAATTCTTTCATCTATTAATCATCCATTAATTCCTAAAATAGTTGATACAATAAAGAATGATAAAATGTATGCCTATATTTTAGAATATAAAAAAGGAAAGACAATAGAAGAAATGCTCTTTGGAGACAATTATGTATTTACTCCATCTGAAATTTATAAAGTAGGAATTAAAATTATAGATATAATAAAATACTTGCATGAAAGAAACATTGTGCATAGAGATATAAGAGTACCGAATGTAATTATTAACGAAGAAGAAGTGTATCTCATTGATTTTGGACTTGCAAGATTAATAAATGGTAAAAAGTATATTCCTTCTGTTGATTTTTTATATTTTGGACATCTACTTCTTTATTTGTACTATTCTTCTTTTGAAAAAACTAGTAAAAAGTCAGAACCTTGGTATGATGAACTTGATTTATCCTTAAATGAGGTGAATTTTTTGAAAAAATTATTAGGTTTGAATGAGAAGTACAAAAGTATTTATGATGTAGAAAAGGATTTTTTAAAATTAGGATTGGAACGTTTACAAGATAAATATTAG
- a CDS encoding helix-turn-helix domain-containing protein, translating into MQKTKKLIPFPIIKAASNGDAVAIEYILDHYQGYIAKLSTKVVTDEYGNGYYFVDKYIQEQITTALLKMILSFKI; encoded by the coding sequence ATGCAAAAAACAAAAAAGTTGATTCCCTTTCCTATAATAAAAGCAGCAAGTAATGGTGATGCTGTGGCAATTGAATATATACTGGATCACTACCAAGGATATATTGCAAAACTTTCTACAAAGGTGGTTACTGATGAATATGGTAATGGATATTATTTTGTGGACAAGTACATTCAAGAACAGATTACCACTGCCCTACTGAAAATGATTTTAAGTTTTAAAATCTAA
- a CDS encoding very short patch repair endonuclease, which translates to MSDNHSKEVRSMNMSHIRSTNSKPEEIVRKYLFACGLRYRKNVRTLPGCPDIVLPKYKTIIFVNGCFWHHHDCGRFVWPSTNKEYWYKKINKNVERDKKNFQLLKRQGWNVLVIWECQLKKSVAESNLSSLYNDIIAQQH; encoded by the coding sequence ATGTCAGATAATCACTCAAAAGAAGTTCGCAGCATGAACATGTCCCATATTCGAAGTACAAACTCTAAGCCAGAAGAAATTGTCAGAAAATATTTATTTGCCTGCGGATTAAGATATAGAAAAAATGTACGAACTCTTCCCGGATGTCCAGATATTGTTTTGCCAAAATACAAAACCATTATATTCGTAAATGGCTGCTTTTGGCATCATCATGACTGCGGACGTTTTGTCTGGCCGTCAACAAATAAAGAGTATTGGTACAAAAAAATAAACAAAAATGTTGAACGTGATAAAAAGAATTTTCAGCTACTTAAGCGGCAGGGTTGGAATGTCCTTGTTATTTGGGAGTGTCAATTAAAAAAATCTGTTGCTGAATCCAATTTATCTTCACTCTACAATGATATTATTGCACAGCAACATTAA
- a CDS encoding SHOCT domain-containing protein — protein sequence MDKKLIRYSMQIAMLKQLLSCKLISKKEYNLVKSRLMKDYKIFSDITA from the coding sequence ATGGATAAAAAATTAATTCGATACAGTATGCAAATTGCTATGCTAAAACAATTACTTTCCTGTAAGCTAATTTCAAAGAAGGAATATAATCTCGTTAAAAGCCGACTTATGAAAGACTATAAAATATTTTCTGATATAACAGCTTGA
- a CDS encoding helix-turn-helix domain-containing protein — MSKLSTKVLTNEYGNKYYFVDKDIQKQLTTFLLKMILNFKI; from the coding sequence ATCTCAAAGCTTTCCACAAAGGTACTTACTAATGAATACGGAAATAAATATTATTTTGTGGACAAGGATATTCAAAAACAGCTTACCACCTTCCTGCTAAAGATGATTTTAAATTTTAAAATCTGA
- a CDS encoding recombinase family protein, whose product MQEVEVIKARNALTKRIRGKKIERLRVAAYCRVSTDSEDQLNSYKSQVNYYTDLINKNKEWVLVDIYADEAITGTQVTKREDFQRMINDCMNGNIDMIITKSISRFARNTLDTLKYVRMLKEKDIAIYFEDEKINTLTMDGELLLVVLSSVAQQEVENISSNVKKGLKMKMKRGELVGFQGCLGYDYHPEDKTITINKEEAEIVKYIFKRYIDGAGASVIGHELENLGYKTKYGSSTWAPSTVIGIIKNEKYKGDLLLGKTFTVDPISKRRLENMGEEDQFYIRNHHEPIISEEVFEKAHEILKRRSKNRTTVGVGKREKYSRKYAFSCMLKCGFCGSNLSRRVWHSSSKYSKIIWQCVVATKNGKKFCPDSKGISEKAIEDAFVQSYRLLCSDNKDVLNEFLQRMDDTLSSSTVNKQLAKVEKEIGAIENKKNKLVDMLLEEVIDKDMYETKYSVLMEKQEQLLNERQKLQETAGDEKNIKCRLKEFKKTLEQNEVLNKFDRYVFESVVEKVIVGGYDEDGNKDPAQLTFVYKTGMKNNMNGNKFKPQRRNIKDKNKTDKLCSHDNNEVNKLSSHNSVDTRGVRCIDVTNR is encoded by the coding sequence ATGCAGGAAGTTGAGGTTATAAAAGCAAGAAATGCATTGACAAAACGAATACGCGGGAAAAAGATAGAACGTTTACGTGTTGCTGCTTATTGCCGTGTCAGTACAGATAGCGAAGATCAATTGAATAGTTATAAATCACAAGTCAATTATTATACTGATTTGATTAATAAGAATAAAGAGTGGGTCTTGGTAGATATCTATGCAGATGAAGCAATTACAGGTACACAAGTCACAAAACGTGAAGATTTCCAGCGTATGATTAACGATTGTATGAATGGAAATATTGATATGATTATTACAAAATCTATTTCAAGGTTTGCCAGAAATACCTTGGATACACTAAAATATGTCCGTATGCTCAAAGAAAAAGATATCGCCATCTATTTTGAAGATGAAAAAATAAACACCCTTACGATGGATGGAGAATTGCTGCTTGTTGTACTTAGTTCTGTAGCTCAACAGGAAGTTGAAAACATTTCTTCCAATGTCAAAAAGGGATTAAAAATGAAAATGAAACGTGGAGAATTGGTAGGATTTCAAGGCTGTCTTGGATATGACTATCATCCAGAAGACAAGACTATTACTATAAATAAAGAAGAGGCGGAGATTGTCAAGTACATTTTCAAGCGTTATATTGATGGTGCTGGTGCTTCTGTGATAGGACATGAGCTAGAGAATCTTGGGTACAAGACAAAATATGGGAGCTCAACATGGGCACCATCTACAGTTATTGGAATTATTAAAAATGAGAAATATAAAGGTGATCTGTTGCTGGGTAAGACTTTTACTGTCGACCCAATTTCAAAGAGGCGGCTTGAAAATATGGGAGAGGAAGATCAGTTTTATATACGTAATCACCATGAACCCATTATAAGTGAAGAAGTCTTTGAAAAAGCACATGAAATACTTAAAAGAAGAAGCAAAAACAGAACAACAGTAGGTGTTGGAAAGAGAGAAAAATACAGCAGAAAATATGCTTTTAGCTGTATGCTGAAATGTGGATTCTGTGGCAGCAACTTGTCAAGGCGTGTCTGGCATAGCAGTTCCAAGTACAGCAAGATTATCTGGCAGTGTGTAGTAGCTACCAAAAATGGTAAGAAGTTTTGCCCAGATAGCAAAGGTATATCAGAAAAAGCAATTGAGGACGCTTTTGTTCAAAGTTATCGTCTGCTATGCAGCGATAACAAAGATGTATTAAATGAATTCCTTCAAAGGATGGATGACACACTAAGCAGTAGTACTGTAAATAAACAGCTTGCTAAAGTAGAAAAAGAGATAGGTGCAATAGAAAACAAGAAAAATAAGTTAGTAGATATGCTTCTGGAAGAAGTTATAGATAAAGATATGTATGAAACAAAATATTCTGTATTGATGGAAAAGCAGGAACAACTTTTAAACGAGCGTCAGAAGTTACAAGAAACGGCAGGTGATGAGAAAAATATTAAATGCCGTTTGAAAGAGTTTAAGAAAACATTGGAACAAAATGAGGTCCTAAATAAATTTGACCGATATGTTTTTGAAAGTGTTGTGGAAAAAGTGATTGTTGGTGGATATGATGAAGATGGCAATAAAGATCCAGCACAACTTACATTTGTATATAAAACAGGTATGAAAAATAATATGAATGGAAATAAATTTAAGCCACAAAGAAGAAATATTAAGGATAAAAATAAGACTGACAAATTGTGCTCCCATGATAATAACGAGGTAAATAAATTGTCTTCTCATAATAGCGTTGATACACGTGGAGTGCGTTGTATTGATGTCACGAATAGATAA
- a CDS encoding restriction endonuclease PLD domain-containing protein produces MFTNNIAQKILFAPPLQGADTLLILSGYATPNMASWLIKSFQEQNMHLVNISLLIGMVPYDGLSVPIHEGFKELHGKAYPNAVDSFSCSYVCENPPVHANLYIWLKGKLPIQAYTGSADFVQNAFIPSRKEIVECCNPEEAHKFFEEIEANSIYCNHAEVEDHIVLHPTHQILDAESKPITTLAGEGIISTTLSLLTNRGDVGEKSGLNWGQRKGRNRNQAYIHLPAKIARSGFFPLDKQHFTVVTDDSHTLLLRVEQQNNKAITTPLSNAQLGEYFRNRLGLGNGAFVTKQDLLNYGRTDVTFYKIDDEEYYMDFSPHPSI; encoded by the coding sequence ATGTTTACCAATAATATAGCACAAAAAATTTTATTTGCTCCTCCACTTCAAGGAGCAGATACATTATTAATATTAAGTGGATATGCTACTCCTAATATGGCATCGTGGCTAATAAAGAGTTTTCAGGAGCAAAATATGCACCTTGTCAATATTTCATTGCTTATAGGGATGGTACCTTACGATGGGTTAAGTGTTCCTATACATGAAGGTTTTAAGGAACTCCATGGCAAGGCATATCCAAATGCTGTGGATAGCTTTTCCTGCAGCTATGTTTGCGAAAACCCTCCGGTCCATGCAAATTTGTACATTTGGCTAAAAGGTAAATTGCCAATACAGGCATATACAGGTTCTGCTGATTTTGTGCAGAATGCATTTATTCCATCTCGAAAGGAAATCGTGGAATGCTGTAATCCAGAAGAAGCACATAAATTTTTTGAGGAAATTGAGGCAAATTCCATCTACTGTAACCATGCAGAGGTTGAAGACCATATTGTTCTCCATCCAACACATCAAATTCTAGATGCTGAAAGTAAGCCAATAACCACTTTAGCTGGGGAAGGTATTATTTCTACAACACTATCTCTTCTTACAAATAGAGGTGATGTTGGAGAAAAGTCCGGTTTAAATTGGGGGCAACGTAAGGGCAGAAATAGAAACCAAGCATATATACACCTTCCTGCTAAAATTGCAAGAAGTGGTTTCTTCCCGCTTGACAAACAGCATTTTACTGTTGTTACAGACGACAGTCACACGCTTCTTTTAAGGGTAGAGCAGCAAAACAACAAGGCAATTACAACACCTCTCAGCAATGCTCAGCTTGGAGAATACTTTCGAAACCGTTTAGGTCTCGGAAATGGTGCATTTGTTACAAAACAAGATTTATTGAACTATGGAAGAACAGATGTTACCTTTTACAAAATCGATGACGAAGAATATTATATGGATTTTTCTCCGCATCCCTCAATATGA
- a CDS encoding DNA cytosine methyltransferase: MPFRLGELFCGPGGIAWGAMHADIGNPEFIITHQWANDYDADTCETYRKNICPDAPETVYHEDIRKFDMSKLAPIDALAFGFPCNDYSVVGEQKGMDGVYGPLYSYGVKALRHFRPQWFLAENVGGLRNANDGRAFTKILTELRKSGYTITPHLYKFEEYGVPQTRHRLIIVGIRNDIDVEYRVPSAEPYADADNTCRTAIEVPPIPEDAYNNERTRHSEIVIRRLQCIRPGQNAFTADLPENLRLNITGAKISQIYKRLDPNKPSYTVTGSGGGGTHIYHWDEARALTNRERARLQTFPDTYRFIGSKESVRKQIGMAVPCRGAKIIFESILKSFAGIPYESVEPNIDE, encoded by the coding sequence ATGCCATTTAGATTAGGTGAATTATTCTGCGGACCGGGTGGAATAGCTTGGGGGGCAATGCACGCCGATATTGGAAATCCAGAATTTATAATTACACATCAATGGGCAAATGATTATGATGCAGATACTTGTGAAACATATCGTAAAAATATTTGCCCAGATGCACCGGAGACTGTTTACCATGAAGATATTCGAAAATTTGATATGTCAAAGCTTGCTCCCATTGATGCTTTAGCGTTCGGATTTCCGTGCAACGATTATAGTGTTGTAGGTGAACAGAAAGGAATGGATGGGGTATATGGCCCGTTGTATTCATATGGTGTTAAGGCGCTGAGGCATTTTAGACCACAGTGGTTCCTGGCAGAAAATGTAGGAGGACTTAGGAACGCAAATGATGGCAGGGCATTTACAAAAATTCTAACGGAGCTGCGTAAATCAGGTTATACCATAACACCGCATTTATACAAATTTGAAGAGTATGGAGTTCCGCAGACGAGACACAGGCTGATTATTGTAGGAATTAGAAATGATATTGATGTTGAATACAGAGTTCCGTCTGCAGAACCATATGCAGATGCTGATAATACTTGCAGAACAGCAATTGAAGTTCCTCCTATCCCTGAAGATGCATATAACAATGAGAGAACGAGGCATTCAGAAATTGTTATCAGAAGACTGCAGTGCATTCGTCCAGGACAGAACGCTTTTACAGCTGATTTACCTGAAAATCTGAGACTTAATATAACGGGTGCAAAAATCAGCCAAATTTACAAACGGCTTGACCCCAATAAACCATCCTATACGGTAACTGGAAGCGGAGGCGGCGGAACCCATATATACCATTGGGATGAAGCACGTGCATTAACAAACAGAGAACGAGCAAGGCTTCAGACTTTTCCTGATACCTATAGATTTATTGGAAGCAAGGAAAGTGTCAGAAAGCAAATTGGTATGGCTGTTCCGTGCAGAGGAGCAAAAATTATCTTTGAATCTATTCTAAAAAGTTTTGCAGGGATTCCCTATGAGTCAGTAGAACCTAACATTGATGAATAA
- a CDS encoding MFS transporter, protein MISRPSAGKLFDTKGENAIIYPGILINAIWLLLFALSASFMMLAAAVLIGLGLGAIQSGTQTLVVKITPSHHLAPDNSTFYLCTDLGNCIGPLLTGALITFLGYRGMYIIVAVIGFLTLLIYWFAYTRKASRAL, encoded by the coding sequence ATGATATCTCGCCCCTCAGCAGGCAAACTCTTTGACACTAAAGGCGAAAATGCAATAATCTATCCTGGGATTTTGATAAATGCGATATGGTTGTTATTATTCGCATTAAGTGCGAGTTTCATGATGCTAGCGGCAGCAGTCCTCATTGGTCTTGGGCTCGGGGCCATACAGTCTGGAACACAAACGCTGGTAGTAAAGATCACGCCGTCTCACCATTTAGCACCTGATAATTCAACATTCTATCTGTGCACAGATTTGGGCAACTGCATCGGGCCTCTGCTCACGGGCGCGCTAATAACATTCCTAGGATATCGTGGAATGTATATAATTGTGGCAGTAATCGGGTTCTTAACGTTATTAATATACTGGTTTGCATATACCAGAAAGGCTAGTCGGGCTTTATAA